In a single window of the Leptospira sanjuanensis genome:
- a CDS encoding cysteine desulfurase — protein sequence MSFSAERIRTDFPILGTTMNGKPLVFLDSAASSQKPFTVIDTIEKYYREENANIHRGIYYLSQKATEKYELSRIRLSRFIGAQCAKVCIFTRNATESINLVAQTWGRTQIQEGDEIVLNELEHHSNIVPWQMLAQEKKAVLKFIPLNEDSTLDLSGIDEIITNKTKLVAVSQMSNVTGTIHDILPIQKRVRQVGAKLLVDGAQGVCHLPVNMKEMDYDFYVFSAHKMLGPTGVGVLYAKEEILEEMPPWMGGGDMIAQVYKERSTYAELPSKLEAGTPNIAGVIGFGSAIEYLETIGMQEIRNHEVELLTYALDRLDDFGGLELYGTRDLSKRGGVISFNFPGVHPHDVGTILDEEGIAIRVGHHCAQPFMAFKNIPGTCRASLYLYNTKDDIDRLIEGLIKVKEIFSRVLKR from the coding sequence ATGAGTTTCTCAGCCGAAAGAATCAGAACCGATTTCCCGATTTTGGGAACCACGATGAACGGGAAACCTCTCGTTTTTTTGGACAGCGCGGCTAGTTCTCAGAAACCGTTTACGGTCATCGATACGATCGAAAAGTATTATCGCGAAGAAAACGCGAACATTCACCGAGGCATTTATTATCTTTCCCAAAAAGCGACTGAAAAATACGAACTGAGTAGAATCCGTCTTTCCCGCTTTATCGGAGCGCAATGCGCGAAGGTTTGTATCTTCACGAGAAACGCTACCGAGTCGATCAATCTTGTCGCACAAACCTGGGGAAGAACCCAAATTCAAGAGGGGGACGAGATCGTTCTCAACGAACTCGAACACCATTCCAATATCGTTCCTTGGCAGATGCTCGCTCAGGAAAAAAAAGCCGTATTAAAATTCATTCCTCTGAACGAGGACAGCACTTTGGATCTGAGCGGGATCGACGAGATCATCACGAACAAAACGAAACTCGTCGCGGTCTCGCAAATGTCGAACGTGACCGGAACGATTCATGACATTCTCCCCATACAAAAACGCGTAAGACAAGTCGGCGCCAAACTGCTCGTAGACGGAGCGCAGGGAGTTTGCCATCTTCCCGTGAACATGAAGGAAATGGATTACGACTTCTACGTATTCTCCGCGCACAAAATGCTCGGCCCGACCGGAGTCGGTGTTCTTTACGCAAAGGAAGAAATCCTGGAAGAGATGCCTCCTTGGATGGGCGGCGGCGATATGATCGCGCAAGTTTATAAGGAACGATCCACATACGCGGAACTTCCTTCCAAACTCGAAGCGGGAACTCCGAACATCGCGGGAGTGATCGGTTTCGGTTCGGCGATCGAATACCTCGAAACGATCGGGATGCAGGAAATTCGAAATCACGAAGTCGAATTGTTAACATATGCTCTCGATCGATTGGACGATTTCGGCGGACTCGAACTCTACGGAACGAGAGATCTTTCCAAACGAGGCGGAGTGATTTCCTTCAACTTCCCGGGAGTTCATCCGCACGACGTGGGAACGATTCTTGACGAAGAAGGAATCGCGATTCGGGTCGGACATCACTGCGCGCAGCCTTTTATGGCGTTTAAGAATATTCCGGGAACGTGCCGCGCGAGTCTTTACCTTTACAATACAAAAGACGACATCGATCGATTGATCGAGGGTCTAATTAAGGTAAAGGAGATTTTCTCCCGTGTCCTTAAGCGATAG
- a CDS encoding non-heme iron oxygenase ferredoxin subunit produces MSFRKVANRSEIENGKVKVVETRYNRIGITSLDGNIYAFEDVCTHDGEAISGGELCGDVITCPRHEAQFSIKTGKALCMPAVEDLPVYPVRIVGDSVEVDLED; encoded by the coding sequence ATGAGCTTTCGTAAGGTAGCAAATCGTTCCGAAATCGAAAACGGGAAAGTCAAAGTAGTGGAGACCCGCTATAATAGAATCGGGATCACGAGTTTGGACGGAAACATTTACGCATTCGAAGATGTTTGTACACACGACGGAGAGGCGATTTCCGGAGGGGAATTGTGTGGAGACGTAATCACCTGCCCGAGACACGAGGCGCAGTTTTCGATCAAAACCGGAAAAGCGCTTTGTATGCCCGCAGTGGAAGATCTCCCGGTTTATCCCGTAAGAATCGTGGGTGACTCCGTCGAGGTGGACTTGGAGGATTGA
- the sufD gene encoding Fe-S cluster assembly protein SufD encodes MIGSLRNLETKNQVSLETQFSSLLSRSGEPQALKDFRKKVFAKFQTLKIPRSENESWRKIPLSNFHPDEFNETPDAADAVTWKLPESVKLQKAESLSGKELEFFLESLETIFQKQNEEWFTLLSLSSFTHGIYLEVESDRVLKEEIEVKFRLETENRILPLVVAKIGNHSKAFFAERYECPEEQDFKFFQGLTVIHAGAGTKFSYAGIESFGSSVFHFQNLFSDQKEDSDVKIAKVTPGGYKGKNLLNVELSGKGARARVIGLAPMAAREFQDSEVKIVHNESHTESSILYRGAFKDKAHHIFTGNLHIPNSCKDVNAIQINNNLLLNRSARAESIPKLEVYAENVKCEHGATVGEIDEEQLFYLASRGIDEDEARRMIVDGFLGQVIGEIESDSIRQELFELIARKVEGSA; translated from the coding sequence ATGATTGGATCCTTGCGGAATCTGGAGACTAAAAACCAAGTGTCTTTAGAAACTCAATTTTCGAGTCTGCTCTCCCGCAGCGGGGAACCCCAGGCACTAAAGGATTTTCGCAAGAAGGTATTCGCAAAGTTTCAGACCTTAAAAATTCCGAGATCGGAAAACGAGTCTTGGAGAAAAATCCCCTTATCCAATTTTCATCCGGACGAATTCAACGAAACTCCGGATGCGGCAGACGCGGTTACGTGGAAACTTCCCGAATCGGTAAAACTGCAAAAGGCGGAATCCCTTTCCGGAAAAGAACTCGAATTCTTTCTCGAAAGTCTGGAAACTATATTCCAAAAACAGAATGAAGAATGGTTTACGTTGTTGAGCCTTTCCTCCTTTACGCACGGGATTTATCTCGAAGTCGAATCCGATCGCGTCCTCAAGGAAGAAATCGAAGTGAAGTTTCGCCTCGAAACGGAGAATCGAATTCTTCCGTTGGTCGTTGCAAAAATCGGAAACCACAGCAAGGCGTTTTTTGCGGAACGATACGAATGTCCCGAAGAACAGGATTTTAAATTCTTCCAAGGTTTGACAGTGATTCATGCGGGCGCGGGAACAAAATTTTCCTATGCGGGAATCGAATCCTTCGGTTCGAGCGTATTCCATTTTCAAAATCTATTTTCCGATCAAAAAGAGGATTCGGACGTAAAGATCGCAAAGGTAACTCCCGGCGGTTACAAAGGAAAAAATCTTCTCAACGTGGAACTTTCCGGCAAAGGCGCGAGGGCGCGCGTGATCGGACTCGCTCCGATGGCCGCCCGCGAATTTCAGGATTCCGAAGTGAAGATCGTTCACAACGAAAGTCATACCGAAAGTTCGATCCTTTACAGAGGCGCGTTTAAGGACAAGGCGCATCATATCTTTACCGGCAATCTTCATATTCCGAATTCCTGCAAAGACGTAAACGCGATTCAGATCAACAACAACCTTCTTCTCAACCGATCCGCGAGAGCCGAGTCCATTCCGAAACTCGAAGTATATGCGGAGAACGTAAAGTGCGAGCACGGGGCGACCGTAGGCGAGATCGACGAAGAACAGTTGTTTTATCTCGCTTCCCGAGGAATCGACGAAGACGAGGCGAGAAGAATGATCGTGGACGGATTTTTGGGTCAAGTGATTGGGGAAATCGAATCCGATTCCATACGACAAGAGCTTTTCGAGCTGATCGCCCGTAAAGTGGAAGGTTCCGCATGA
- the sufC gene encoding Fe-S cluster assembly ATPase SufC, which produces MTEILKIQDLRAGIQVGDSGEIKEIVKGVNLTIRPGEVHAIMGPNGSGKSTLSNVIMGHPKYQVLSGDILFEGKSILDLPTDERARLGIFLCFQYPTSIPGVTIGNFLKTIVKSVRGKELPVKEFRKELKESMAALDMPESFISRYVNDGFSGGEKKRNEILQMSLLKPKLSVLDETDSGLDIDALRIVSEGINRNKTPDRSILLITHYQRMLNYITPDFVHVFAKGRILKTGTRELALELEEKGYDWILAESGD; this is translated from the coding sequence GTGACCGAGATTCTAAAAATCCAGGACCTGCGAGCGGGAATCCAAGTCGGAGATTCCGGAGAAATCAAGGAGATCGTAAAAGGTGTAAATCTTACGATTCGTCCCGGAGAAGTTCACGCCATCATGGGCCCGAACGGTTCCGGCAAAAGCACTTTATCCAACGTCATCATGGGACACCCGAAATACCAAGTATTGTCGGGAGATATTCTATTCGAAGGGAAATCCATTCTCGATCTCCCGACCGACGAACGCGCCCGTCTCGGAATCTTTCTCTGCTTTCAATATCCGACGAGCATTCCGGGAGTTACGATCGGAAACTTTTTAAAGACCATCGTCAAGTCCGTTCGGGGAAAAGAACTACCCGTTAAAGAATTCAGAAAGGAACTCAAAGAATCCATGGCGGCTCTCGACATGCCCGAGTCGTTTATATCTCGTTATGTGAACGACGGATTTTCCGGCGGGGAAAAAAAGAGAAACGAAATTCTCCAGATGAGTTTGCTGAAACCGAAATTGTCCGTGTTGGACGAAACGGATTCGGGACTCGACATCGACGCGCTCCGCATCGTAAGCGAAGGAATCAATCGAAACAAAACTCCCGATAGATCGATTCTACTCATCACGCACTATCAAAGAATGCTAAACTACATCACACCCGATTTCGTTCACGTATTCGCAAAAGGAAGAATTCTCAAAACCGGAACGAGAGAACTCGCGTTGGAATTGGAAGAAAAAGGATATGATTGGATCCTTGCGGAATCTGGAGACTAA
- a CDS encoding EAL domain-containing protein, giving the protein MLYSQDTSNLLSYGENYYQPHYQPILEVTNCNIIGYEVLGRFYSPEKNEYRSLGYQFHNPELDTIRLIQIDRLIREKAIRHLKDTGLRTKLFLNMMPNFLSMIHTGDVLDLKRLHVLNLIEKYDISPSEVVLEITEDKFDGSIEKLLSIVNVFKDYGFKIAVDDLGVGFSNLERIGYIHPDIMKVDIKIMRESLNRRSFKNVLSAIADMSQKLGSDLLFEGIETEEELHLALSMGANLLQGFYFSRPQVEFQDKKQFNRTLRDTLEKFSGLRFMELLEEFQKGQAVIDALGEKLEALRHNGKEDLPLVLHLMLSELPSEILSVFACDIFGYQITPTYFRSHPGEEWDSDLTEIGNNYAWRPFFIRHKAKVVQSGAKWTVTEPVYDMDLHKQVVIFTYTLRDNYILVIKMDWERV; this is encoded by the coding sequence ATGTTGTACAGCCAGGATACAAGCAACCTTCTCTCGTATGGGGAGAATTATTATCAACCTCACTATCAACCGATCCTGGAAGTTACGAACTGCAACATCATCGGCTACGAGGTTCTCGGGAGATTTTATTCTCCGGAAAAGAACGAATATCGTTCGCTCGGTTATCAATTCCACAATCCAGAACTCGATACGATTCGATTGATCCAGATCGATCGGCTGATCCGCGAAAAGGCGATTCGCCATCTTAAAGATACGGGACTCAGAACCAAGTTGTTCCTCAACATGATGCCGAACTTTCTTTCGATGATTCATACGGGGGACGTTTTGGATCTGAAGAGACTTCACGTTCTCAATCTCATCGAAAAATACGATATATCTCCTTCCGAAGTCGTGTTGGAAATCACGGAAGACAAATTCGACGGAAGCATTGAAAAACTACTCTCGATCGTAAACGTGTTCAAGGACTACGGTTTTAAGATCGCGGTCGACGATCTCGGAGTCGGATTTTCCAACTTGGAAAGAATCGGTTACATTCATCCGGATATCATGAAAGTCGATATCAAGATCATGCGCGAGAGCTTGAACAGAAGATCGTTCAAAAACGTTCTGAGCGCGATCGCGGACATGTCGCAGAAACTCGGATCGGATCTTCTTTTCGAAGGAATCGAAACCGAGGAAGAATTGCATCTCGCTCTTTCGATGGGAGCGAACCTTCTCCAGGGATTTTATTTTTCAAGACCTCAGGTGGAGTTTCAGGATAAGAAGCAGTTCAACAGAACTCTTCGCGATACTCTGGAGAAGTTTTCCGGTCTTCGGTTTATGGAACTCTTGGAAGAATTTCAAAAAGGCCAAGCTGTCATCGACGCCCTCGGAGAAAAACTCGAAGCCCTTCGTCACAACGGAAAAGAGGATCTGCCTCTCGTTCTTCATTTGATGCTGTCCGAGTTGCCCTCGGAAATTCTATCCGTGTTTGCCTGCGATATCTTCGGTTATCAGATCACTCCAACGTATTTCCGTTCGCATCCGGGCGAAGAATGGGATTCCGATCTGACCGAGATCGGGAACAATTACGCTTGGAGACCGTTCTTTATCCGACACAAAGCAAAGGTGGTTCAAAGCGGAGCCAAATGGACCGTGACCGAACCGGTCTACGATATGGATCTTCACAAACAAGTCGTGATCTTTACCTACACTCTTCGCGATAATTATATTCTCGTGATCAAGATGGATTGGGAACGGGTCTAA